In Vibrio alginolyticus NBRC 15630 = ATCC 17749, one genomic interval encodes:
- the tssM gene encoding type VI secretion system membrane subunit TssM encodes MFKQKLFRNPVVISTILMFLVAVIITTIYLLFLDEIDQLYLWLTLGAIAIVYVTFQFTLWLKKKNNAKAQHLETEEEALSMVIQPLLANSGKKPIYLMLGNKGSGRRQFLFNSSAIKPMDRTRTAKNDFFEWYESDSAVYIKPDQRLVFQEVSSSDASLWNTFIEEVIHHRPRKPFSGCLFFTDFEFMIVSEPEQKEYTISSLLARLSTINSKTSSALPIYLIMSKLDKLDGFKEYMHFSSLKTRVEFLSIPLKEAKGVFAEYYRDSYRNLVRVLESNALDASANSTDIDEKQAILAFPKQFELCQSEVCYVLERLCDVNNGVYSLDIREIFFSSSLQGGRKYNLLAKSCSNYFNLPIIASEHTQLTETPYFSRFLIDSQILPESDFAGENKTYLRLIQRQSRLAILGSIILLTGGSYFFFTTLDSNLHVMNQLLSIDDKSQVEQDAKFNELLAKATKAIEPSYGAWLKGSKALDEEILPLNISRLGQSTRIAYEALLKDVAQQLIPLIEKGYRLQLTQNQNTFTRALPLLKGYLMLNDPTKRDIRFLRHQTLQMMNDLSNQSDVVNQAMRYLDAYFRTQFDPIDINMDLVRATRRSLLANSNVDLVYAGILNEANSIDLGTLDLQRAVGFEFSNVFNTPIDSERLIVDKIYTSTGFSTFYRPRVDLMSQQVISDNWVLGLSQHVIPTSEEQEAFKEEVRKKYTDDYISNWRNALSELKVQNYDNVGDLTNAIDLISGPSSPMTTVLKQVYANTQFSPVGEKNALISKLDPKLVAAADSASDAVEEVVKPDYLLMKRVEQAFHLLNQLQVSETPNSPTPWDETVAALSRVRTYMKDIADAPDPQMAALAAAQHRMNSSEADPLIKLKQIAQKSPEPVRSWLLDVVQQSWSVMIKESAKGIQTQWYSEIYTKFKEIGLGRYPFDLTATEEISIEDFELLFASGGLLDTFIQKNFAPFYDTNLWTPKQVDGETMPISPALLVQLRNYNVIRDTLINKSTNRVHIPFSARVLDLDSSAIRASLKIADTNISYYHGPSRIREMAWPPQNGDFNISITLQDVTDEGRQHVLNKSGQWAIYRLLGDSTLTNTHNGSFVSDIKVSGRDLSLRITPLTQKNPFTLAELYNFTLPESI; translated from the coding sequence ATGTTCAAACAAAAACTGTTTAGAAATCCAGTGGTGATTTCTACTATATTGATGTTTTTAGTGGCTGTAATTATCACCACTATTTATCTGCTTTTTCTTGACGAAATCGATCAACTTTATCTTTGGCTGACCCTTGGTGCTATCGCCATTGTTTACGTCACTTTTCAATTCACATTATGGTTGAAGAAAAAGAACAACGCTAAAGCTCAACATTTGGAAACCGAGGAAGAAGCACTTTCTATGGTTATCCAGCCTCTTCTTGCTAACTCAGGCAAGAAACCAATTTACCTGATGCTTGGTAATAAAGGGTCAGGGCGACGTCAATTTTTATTTAATTCTAGTGCAATCAAACCGATGGATCGCACTAGAACCGCTAAGAATGACTTTTTTGAATGGTACGAATCTGACAGCGCTGTATACATCAAACCAGACCAACGCTTAGTGTTCCAGGAAGTATCAAGCAGTGATGCTTCTTTATGGAATACGTTCATTGAAGAAGTTATTCATCATCGACCTCGAAAGCCATTTTCTGGGTGTCTATTCTTCACCGATTTCGAGTTCATGATCGTCTCTGAGCCAGAGCAAAAAGAGTACACCATTTCGTCGTTATTGGCGCGCTTGAGTACCATCAACTCTAAAACGTCTTCAGCATTGCCAATCTATTTGATTATGTCAAAGCTAGACAAGTTAGATGGCTTTAAAGAATACATGCACTTTAGCTCTCTCAAGACACGTGTTGAGTTCCTCTCTATCCCACTAAAAGAAGCCAAAGGTGTATTTGCAGAGTACTACCGCGATAGCTATCGAAATCTAGTGAGAGTGCTTGAAAGTAATGCGCTAGATGCATCCGCTAATTCAACGGACATTGATGAGAAACAAGCAATACTCGCTTTCCCTAAGCAGTTTGAGCTATGTCAGTCTGAAGTCTGCTATGTGCTTGAGCGTCTATGTGATGTTAACAACGGTGTCTATTCACTAGACATCCGTGAGATTTTCTTTAGTTCGAGTCTGCAAGGCGGTCGCAAGTACAATTTACTTGCAAAAAGTTGTAGTAATTACTTCAACTTACCTATTATCGCGTCAGAGCATACTCAGTTAACAGAAACGCCTTATTTCTCTCGTTTTCTGATTGATTCACAAATATTGCCGGAAAGCGACTTTGCGGGCGAAAACAAGACGTATCTTCGTCTAATTCAGAGGCAAAGCCGTTTGGCAATACTCGGCTCTATTATCCTGCTTACTGGGGGCAGTTACTTCTTTTTCACGACATTAGACAGTAACTTACATGTGATGAATCAACTCTTGAGTATCGATGACAAATCACAAGTAGAGCAAGATGCAAAATTCAATGAGCTTTTAGCGAAGGCGACGAAAGCAATAGAGCCTTCTTATGGGGCGTGGCTTAAAGGTTCTAAGGCTTTGGATGAAGAGATATTACCACTCAACATTAGCCGTTTGGGTCAAAGCACTCGCATCGCTTACGAAGCATTACTTAAGGACGTTGCTCAACAGTTGATACCTCTCATTGAGAAAGGTTACCGTCTACAACTGACACAAAATCAAAACACTTTTACACGCGCTTTACCTCTATTGAAGGGGTATCTAATGCTAAACGATCCAACAAAGCGTGATATCCGTTTTTTGCGTCATCAAACTCTCCAAATGATGAACGATTTGAGCAACCAAAGTGACGTCGTCAATCAGGCGATGCGCTATTTGGACGCTTACTTTCGCACGCAGTTTGATCCAATTGATATCAATATGGATCTTGTTCGCGCAACACGTCGCTCATTGCTAGCAAATTCGAATGTTGATCTCGTTTATGCAGGCATTTTAAACGAAGCAAATTCGATTGATTTAGGAACCCTAGATCTGCAACGAGCTGTGGGTTTTGAGTTTAGCAATGTATTCAACACACCAATCGATAGTGAACGCTTGATCGTAGATAAGATCTATACCTCCACTGGCTTTAGCACTTTTTATCGACCACGCGTGGACCTAATGTCACAACAAGTCATCAGTGACAACTGGGTTTTAGGTCTGTCACAACACGTTATTCCTACTAGTGAAGAACAAGAAGCCTTCAAAGAGGAAGTACGTAAAAAATATACTGACGACTACATCAGTAATTGGCGCAATGCGCTGAGTGAACTAAAAGTCCAGAACTATGACAATGTCGGCGATCTAACGAACGCGATAGACTTAATCTCGGGCCCTTCTTCACCAATGACAACCGTACTGAAGCAGGTCTATGCCAACACACAATTTTCACCCGTTGGTGAAAAAAATGCTCTGATTTCAAAGCTAGACCCGAAACTCGTGGCAGCGGCAGACTCCGCATCAGACGCAGTAGAGGAAGTAGTTAAGCCTGATTACTTGTTGATGAAACGTGTTGAACAAGCTTTTCACTTATTAAACCAACTTCAGGTCAGTGAAACACCAAACTCCCCTACTCCTTGGGATGAGACCGTAGCTGCGTTAAGCCGTGTTCGCACATATATGAAAGACATAGCTGATGCACCTGACCCGCAAATGGCGGCGCTAGCGGCAGCTCAGCATCGAATGAACAGCAGTGAAGCTGACCCATTAATAAAACTTAAACAGATTGCCCAAAAATCACCGGAACCCGTTCGTAGCTGGTTGTTAGATGTGGTTCAACAAAGCTGGTCAGTCATGATTAAAGAGTCCGCTAAAGGCATTCAAACCCAATGGTACAGCGAGATTTACACCAAGTTTAAAGAGATAGGGCTGGGACGATACCCATTTGATCTAACAGCGACCGAGGAAATCTCAATTGAAGATTTTGAATTACTGTTTGCTTCAGGTGGCTTGTTAGACACATTTATTCAGAAAAATTTTGCACCGTTCTACGATACCAATTTGTGGACGCCAAAACAGGTGGATGGCGAGACGATGCCAATCTCTCCGGCTCTGTTAGTGCAACTGCGTAACTATAACGTTATTCGAGACACATTAATTAATAAAAGCACTAACCGCGTTCATATTCCGTTTAGTGCAAGAGTACTCGATCTTGATTCTAGTGCGATTAGAGCGAGCTTAAAAATTGCAGATACCAATATAAGTTACTACCACGGTCCAAGCCGCATTCGTGAAATGGCATGGCCACCGCAAAATGGTGACTTCAATATTAGTATCACACTCCAGGATGTAACCGATGAAGGCAGACAGCACGTTTTAAATAAGAGTGGTCAATGGGCGATATACAGATTGCTAGGTGACTCGACCTTGACAAACACTCATAACGGCAGCTTTGTCAGTGACATAAAAGTGTCAGGGAGGGACTTGAGCTTACGCATCACTCCGTTGACACAGAAAAACCCATTCACTCTTGCTGAGCTGTATAACTTTACGCTCCCTGAGTCGATTTAA
- a CDS encoding type VI secretion system-associated FHA domain protein: MYSNQLVLFISKCPEEYTGAKHIEMPESGGSIGRSPSCSVSLADHNRFISGTHCLLSVYGDTYYISDVSTNGTMVNGNKILKNQPVAIVDGDIISLGQYEIGVSLEHVTSTLDIAADIAPERVSSDPLVSLGDAVVEEEEKVGALEDLFMETKQDDIDCHDPVAHLNFSMQRDDDYLIRDNERTDSEQPRTVESTRQVVDDSFSIYSEFDQPSLIPEDWMAAETKSNASVNDALAPESGKAHRADIASAEVMQPGTVAPDSTIQRQHRTHNVTEMVVEQANTGSKWEEMTQSFTPSPNTNQQLQIPTAEHAINSTTKAQVDTDAAVCSQDIAQAFFDGLGIRNPELMTNEAQLFKQMGTCLRLCIDNLQKELHEVESLKDEQSASEANSNIAELMLTLNSQQLLAPNELVEQMLDELNDHQVMFNKALNELILEQSETNDPVAFANRVASQSLFSTKSKLWAEYLDFYTNNRRLLNETSLKGLIKKNYNKVIKGNHA, translated from the coding sequence ATGTACTCAAATCAGCTAGTTTTATTTATCTCAAAGTGTCCAGAGGAATACACCGGTGCAAAGCATATTGAAATGCCTGAAAGTGGTGGTTCGATAGGTCGTTCCCCAAGCTGTAGCGTGTCTTTAGCCGATCACAACCGCTTTATATCGGGCACTCATTGTTTGCTCAGCGTGTATGGAGATACCTACTATATAAGTGACGTATCAACTAACGGCACAATGGTAAATGGGAATAAAATACTAAAAAATCAACCCGTTGCGATAGTTGATGGCGACATCATTTCTTTAGGGCAATATGAGATTGGTGTTTCTCTTGAGCACGTTACCTCAACACTAGACATCGCCGCTGATATTGCTCCTGAGCGAGTATCTAGCGATCCTCTGGTTAGTCTAGGAGATGCGGTTGTCGAAGAGGAAGAAAAAGTCGGTGCCTTAGAAGATTTGTTTATGGAGACTAAACAGGATGACATTGATTGTCATGATCCTGTTGCTCACCTTAACTTTTCGATGCAGCGAGATGACGATTACTTAATTCGTGATAATGAGCGTACAGATTCTGAACAACCTAGAACCGTGGAAAGCACGCGTCAGGTGGTCGATGACAGTTTCAGCATATATTCCGAATTCGATCAGCCAAGCCTAATCCCTGAAGACTGGATGGCTGCGGAAACCAAGAGTAACGCATCAGTCAATGATGCATTAGCGCCAGAAAGCGGTAAGGCACATAGAGCCGATATTGCCTCAGCTGAGGTGATGCAACCTGGCACGGTAGCCCCAGATAGCACGATTCAAAGACAACATCGTACGCATAATGTTACTGAGATGGTCGTAGAACAGGCTAACACAGGGTCAAAATGGGAAGAGATGACCCAATCTTTTACGCCTTCTCCTAACACTAATCAGCAACTTCAAATACCTACGGCAGAGCACGCGATAAACAGTACGACGAAAGCACAAGTCGATACTGATGCGGCCGTTTGCTCTCAAGATATAGCGCAAGCGTTTTTTGATGGCTTGGGTATTCGAAACCCAGAGTTGATGACAAACGAGGCGCAGTTATTCAAGCAAATGGGCACTTGCTTGCGTTTATGTATTGATAACCTACAGAAAGAGTTGCACGAAGTGGAATCGTTAAAAGATGAGCAGAGTGCGAGTGAGGCTAACTCGAACATTGCAGAGCTAATGCTTACTTTGAATAGTCAGCAATTACTGGCTCCAAATGAACTGGTTGAACAAATGCTCGATGAGCTGAACGACCACCAAGTTATGTTTAACAAAGCACTGAATGAGCTCATTTTAGAACAGTCAGAAACGAACGATCCCGTAGCATTTGCTAACAGGGTCGCTAGCCAGTCTTTGTTCTCAACTAAGTCAAAGCTGTGGGCCGAATACCTAGATTTCTACACTAATAATCGTCGCCTGCTTAATGAAACATCCTTAAAAGGGCTGATTAAGAAAAACTATAACAAAGTGATTAAGGGAAACCATGCGTAG
- the tssK gene encoding type VI secretion system baseplate subunit TssK, with protein MSLYNPVVWQDGMFMKPQHFQQLDRSQSKLSSLLSANASPLHWGIKRLEINSQLLALGKIGITRAEGILQDRTPFELPLLAELPEVKDVDPSIADKVVYLCCPLPSERSELFGTKKDGARYTMESQEAVDACYDSEDMANIVVGKLNFCLMYDHEDKSAYTSIPILKISEVKPDGSVILDDSFIPTCIDIHASTVLSKFATEFASMLKHRAESIVQRLGVVDQQGVSSVSDFMLLQALNRYEPLFWHFASTEAVHPESLYRILLQAEGELSTLCSTTRRPIEFTKYNHGDLTSCLSRVLDSAKMTLSVMSEQRAIPLTLKDQNYGIRTAAIPDNKIIDTTTFILAVKADVTLDVLHTQFVSQTKIGSIDNIRDLINLQLPGIEIKPMPVVPRALPYHAGYTYFELDKTGEEWMALKNTAAIAIHVAGDFANLSLQLWAVRL; from the coding sequence ATGTCTTTATACAATCCAGTTGTTTGGCAAGATGGAATGTTCATGAAGCCGCAGCATTTTCAACAACTCGATCGTTCGCAAAGTAAACTATCGAGCCTACTGAGTGCCAATGCATCGCCTTTGCATTGGGGAATTAAACGTTTAGAAATCAACTCTCAGTTACTAGCACTGGGTAAAATCGGTATTACTCGTGCTGAAGGTATTTTACAAGACCGGACACCATTTGAGCTTCCGTTGCTTGCCGAGTTGCCTGAAGTGAAAGATGTAGATCCTTCGATTGCCGATAAAGTCGTTTATTTGTGCTGTCCGTTACCATCGGAACGCTCTGAGTTATTTGGTACCAAAAAAGACGGTGCGCGCTATACGATGGAATCTCAAGAAGCGGTTGACGCTTGTTATGATTCGGAAGACATGGCAAATATCGTCGTCGGTAAGCTTAACTTTTGCTTAATGTACGATCATGAAGATAAGAGTGCTTACACGTCTATTCCGATCTTAAAGATCTCAGAAGTGAAGCCTGATGGCAGCGTGATCTTAGATGATAGTTTCATTCCTACCTGCATCGATATTCATGCGTCGACAGTACTGAGTAAATTTGCGACCGAGTTTGCTTCTATGTTGAAGCATCGCGCGGAATCGATAGTTCAGCGATTAGGGGTGGTGGATCAACAAGGCGTATCATCGGTTTCTGACTTTATGCTATTGCAAGCGCTCAACCGATACGAACCCTTGTTTTGGCATTTCGCAAGCACAGAAGCTGTGCATCCTGAGTCTTTGTATCGAATTCTTCTTCAGGCAGAGGGTGAGCTTTCGACGCTGTGCTCAACGACACGCCGACCTATTGAGTTTACGAAGTACAATCATGGTGATCTTACTAGCTGTCTTTCTCGCGTCCTAGACAGTGCGAAAATGACATTGAGCGTGATGTCTGAGCAAAGAGCAATTCCACTGACCTTAAAAGATCAGAACTATGGCATCAGAACGGCAGCAATCCCTGACAATAAGATCATTGATACGACAACCTTTATCCTCGCAGTTAAAGCCGACGTGACCTTGGATGTTCTGCATACCCAGTTTGTCAGCCAAACGAAGATCGGTTCTATCGATAACATACGTGACTTGATTAACCTTCAACTGCCTGGGATTGAGATCAAACCAATGCCAGTTGTGCCACGCGCGCTGCCGTATCATGCTGGCTACACCTATTTCGAGCTCGATAAAACGGGCGAAGAGTGGATGGCGTTGAAGAACACTGCTGCGATTGCGATTCACGTTGCGGGCGATTTCGCTAACTTATCATTGCAACTTTGGGCCGTTCGTCTATGA
- the icmH gene encoding type IVB secretion system protein IcmH/DotU, with product MSYAETDVTVVLFQPEPGKPMEVMPAPDLSRNIAVQDLSIDNMGINPLVDQFSWLIASLSCMSSIPWLDDPMPFREQVAREIRKGERKLNEMELDRASVLVIRYCLCAAIDESVCRQEWGANSHWSQNSLLSEFHNETSGGDKFFVILDRLKADPRKYRHVIEFLYLLLQLGFQGKYGREERGNEKLAEIGSTIYRLVRDDRLAEQEKVSLINLKAKYLKKPLKRVISPKLILSLSAMTFALMYAATYIVIDLKFQQLLEMYR from the coding sequence ATGAGTTACGCAGAAACCGACGTCACCGTAGTCTTATTCCAACCAGAGCCTGGCAAACCAATGGAGGTAATGCCAGCGCCTGACTTGTCGAGAAACATCGCAGTACAAGATCTATCTATCGACAACATGGGTATTAACCCGCTAGTGGACCAGTTCTCATGGTTGATCGCCAGTCTGTCTTGTATGTCTTCGATCCCTTGGCTTGATGACCCGATGCCATTTCGTGAACAAGTGGCACGTGAGATTCGAAAAGGTGAACGAAAACTTAATGAAATGGAGCTCGATCGTGCTTCGGTTCTTGTTATTCGTTACTGCTTGTGTGCGGCGATTGATGAATCTGTTTGTCGACAAGAGTGGGGGGCAAATAGTCACTGGAGCCAGAACAGCTTACTGTCTGAATTCCACAACGAGACATCTGGTGGTGACAAGTTTTTCGTTATTCTCGACCGCTTAAAAGCCGACCCTCGCAAATACCGTCACGTTATAGAGTTTCTCTATTTATTGCTTCAACTTGGTTTCCAAGGCAAGTACGGCCGTGAAGAGCGTGGCAACGAAAAGCTAGCGGAAATTGGCAGCACCATTTATCGATTAGTGCGAGATGACCGCCTAGCAGAACAAGAAAAAGTTTCTTTAATCAACCTTAAAGCTAAATATCTAAAGAAGCCGTTAAAAAGGGTAATTTCACCCAAGCTGATCTTAAGTCTTAGTGCGATGACGTTTGCGCTTATGTATGCGGCAACCTACATCGTCATAGACTTAAAATTTCAGCAACTGCTTGAAATGTATAGATAA
- the tssG gene encoding type VI secretion system baseplate subunit TssG has protein sequence MINTLSDKSNEFSFYQAVLLLEKHYQLEPNSNFVAVGENKYFHQERIEFSVSPNLCFPKSDMDFITHMERNGQQYSRIETNFLGLHGSSSPLPASYTEKLVGRDPDDNPVKDFFDFFHNRYTSLLYRVWKKYRYHVQYKSGASDAFSGRILHLAGLSSVMQDCEVAELDRAKVLSYVNQLSTRTRSPKLISGIVSHYFSLPNVRIEEWVYRRVEIAESQRNKLNRSNCILGQSLHLGQSIADLNGKFNLCIDNIDFETFKQFSYDGELHKTLVGLMRFILRDPMSWDLKLTVNLDSIPENKLGNGEGNQLGQTFWLGNPGDKDAKIRLIGSI, from the coding sequence ATGATTAACACACTTTCTGATAAGTCGAATGAGTTTAGTTTCTACCAAGCGGTGTTGCTGTTAGAGAAACACTACCAGCTGGAGCCAAACTCAAACTTTGTTGCCGTGGGCGAGAACAAATACTTCCACCAAGAACGAATTGAGTTCAGCGTGTCGCCAAACTTGTGCTTTCCAAAGAGTGATATGGATTTTATTACTCATATGGAAAGAAACGGACAGCAATATTCACGTATTGAGACGAACTTTCTTGGCTTGCATGGTTCAAGCTCGCCCCTACCTGCGTCTTACACTGAGAAACTCGTCGGTCGTGATCCCGATGATAACCCAGTGAAGGACTTCTTCGACTTTTTCCACAACCGCTATACAAGCTTACTGTATCGTGTTTGGAAGAAATACCGATATCACGTGCAGTACAAAAGCGGGGCGAGCGATGCGTTTTCTGGGCGCATACTGCATTTGGCTGGTCTGTCTAGCGTTATGCAAGATTGTGAAGTAGCGGAGTTAGATCGAGCGAAAGTTCTGTCTTACGTGAACCAGTTATCTACGCGTACACGCTCACCCAAGCTTATTTCCGGTATTGTTTCGCACTACTTTTCACTGCCGAATGTGCGAATCGAAGAATGGGTTTATCGGCGGGTCGAGATTGCAGAAAGCCAACGTAACAAACTCAACCGCTCCAATTGTATATTGGGGCAAAGCTTACACTTGGGACAAAGCATTGCGGATTTGAACGGCAAGTTTAACTTGTGTATCGACAACATTGATTTTGAAACGTTTAAGCAGTTTTCCTACGATGGTGAGTTACATAAGACGCTGGTGGGCTTGATGCGCTTTATTCTGCGTGACCCAATGTCGTGGGACCTAAAGTTGACAGTTAACCTAGACAGTATTCCAGAAAACAAACTGGGTAATGGAGAAGGGAACCAACTAGGTCAAACGTTCTGGCTTGGCAACCCAGGTGATAAAGACGCCAAAATTCGACTTATCGGAAGCATATAA
- a CDS encoding Lrp/AsnC family transcriptional regulator — MISNMTLQGLDKLDRKILSSLLSNGRESIANLSRNIGLSRTAVAERINRLEKTGIIKGYTAQIRVENEGRKAASYLLISCEKGKKNDVTNALKEIPEVRLTSVVGGNFDIIALIEAPDLQSIHHLCNEIESFNGIQRLDTTVVLHQPISR; from the coding sequence ATGATTTCAAACATGACTTTACAAGGTTTAGATAAATTAGATCGAAAAATACTTTCAAGTCTATTGTCGAATGGGCGAGAGTCGATTGCGAATCTATCCCGAAACATTGGTTTGTCTCGAACAGCAGTAGCAGAAAGAATTAATCGTTTAGAAAAGACCGGTATTATCAAAGGCTATACCGCACAGATTCGTGTAGAAAATGAAGGGCGAAAAGCCGCTAGTTATCTACTGATTTCTTGTGAAAAGGGTAAGAAGAATGATGTAACGAATGCACTTAAAGAAATTCCTGAGGTTCGCTTAACGAGCGTTGTTGGTGGCAACTTTGATATTATTGCCCTAATTGAAGCGCCCGACCTGCAGTCTATTCATCATCTTTGTAATGAAATTGAATCATTTAACGGCATTCAAAGGCTTGATACTACCGTTGTACTGCATCAGCCGATCAGTCGTTAA
- the tssJ gene encoding type VI secretion system lipoprotein TssJ, which produces MRSIAVLLGFAMLSGCSMWDQFKESTGITPETSSIELVIEASPVLNVRNGGQSSPVILRLHELSSPVLFRSLDFFALFESDKASLGDEYIKRYEYQIQPGGKVHEMLTLDPDTRAVGFSVAFRDIDGSSWRKVEVIEEKSEYYIKLKLEGSELISDNTRGIEQVYF; this is translated from the coding sequence ATGCGTAGTATCGCCGTATTACTCGGATTTGCCATGTTGTCCGGTTGTTCCATGTGGGATCAATTTAAAGAGTCCACTGGTATCACACCAGAAACTTCGTCGATTGAATTGGTTATTGAGGCATCACCTGTACTCAATGTGAGAAATGGGGGCCAGTCATCTCCAGTTATTCTCCGTCTTCACGAATTAAGTTCGCCAGTATTGTTCCGAAGCTTAGATTTCTTTGCCTTGTTTGAGAGCGATAAAGCGTCGTTGGGTGATGAGTACATCAAACGTTACGAATATCAAATACAGCCAGGTGGAAAAGTTCATGAAATGCTAACTCTAGACCCTGACACTCGTGCCGTCGGTTTTTCAGTGGCTTTTCGTGATATTGATGGTTCGTCTTGGCGAAAAGTGGAAGTTATTGAAGAGAAGAGCGAGTACTACATCAAGCTCAAGTTAGAGGGCAGTGAGTTAATTTCTGATAACACTCGCGGCATTGAACAGGTTTACTTTTAA
- a CDS encoding type VI secretion system ImpA family N-terminal domain-containing protein — protein MFFTDFARRPIDENNPSGSNPNGSEDFDEIKRQINNLNKVTGRVSWKTVQTLSKKILSTQAKDLRCCCYFTVASTYNDGLRGLVEGLNSILDVCVVYWFNAYPEHSKSKARMSAIEWMVEHTEKRINKHRALPEELPLIEAAHQLCLRIEEELRLHYGIEAPSLGRIRRILNQWIEQIKEQQIAAELREKKQANTSAPAATQKAPEIKVNVSPSPAPVSSPNLNSQEKASPAKSGRFMIYFVIGLIVTAICSHFMYEQQRYRTLEQKINQASLNELVNLVASLDYENKKYAQSLKTQAINRVDIMMNNWFLDSAKVSNVSELDSLTNELIAIYPDSSSAQQLRQNFLTQSAHLEDQFMDVYKRFSDARTVFANVARQNVDKNSEKAYEYSNSLFPLLGRIEYAEKYSQQKEIDRATLLLNIYLYKLSQLQAEKTDNK, from the coding sequence ATGTTTTTTACCGACTTCGCTCGAAGACCAATCGATGAAAATAACCCAAGCGGCTCTAATCCTAATGGTTCTGAGGATTTTGACGAAATTAAACGTCAAATAAACAACCTGAATAAAGTCACAGGGAGAGTCTCGTGGAAAACGGTTCAAACACTCTCAAAAAAGATCTTGAGTACCCAAGCGAAAGACCTACGTTGTTGCTGTTACTTTACCGTTGCATCAACCTATAACGACGGCTTAAGAGGCCTTGTTGAAGGGTTAAACTCAATACTTGATGTGTGTGTCGTATATTGGTTCAACGCGTATCCAGAGCATTCAAAGTCAAAGGCACGAATGAGCGCTATTGAATGGATGGTAGAGCATACTGAAAAACGAATTAATAAGCATCGGGCGTTACCAGAAGAGCTTCCATTGATAGAGGCAGCACATCAATTATGCTTGAGGATTGAGGAAGAGCTTCGTCTTCATTACGGTATTGAAGCGCCGTCATTAGGTCGCATTCGCCGTATTTTGAATCAATGGATTGAGCAGATAAAAGAACAACAGATTGCGGCTGAGTTACGCGAGAAAAAACAAGCCAACACTAGCGCTCCTGCAGCAACGCAGAAGGCACCTGAAATTAAAGTGAATGTGTCTCCCTCTCCAGCACCGGTGTCATCACCCAACCTAAATAGCCAAGAGAAAGCATCACCGGCAAAGTCTGGTCGATTTATGATCTACTTCGTTATTGGTTTGATTGTTACTGCGATATGTTCACATTTCATGTACGAGCAACAACGTTATCGAACATTGGAACAAAAAATTAATCAAGCTTCACTTAATGAACTTGTAAATTTGGTCGCCTCGTTAGATTACGAAAATAAAAAATATGCTCAGTCATTGAAAACGCAGGCCATTAATCGTGTCGATATTATGATGAATAACTGGTTTTTAGACTCGGCAAAAGTAAGTAACGTCAGCGAGCTCGATAGCTTGACCAATGAATTAATCGCGATCTATCCGGATTCGTCTTCTGCACAGCAACTACGTCAAAACTTTTTGACACAGAGCGCCCATTTAGAAGACCAGTTTATGGATGTTTATAAGCGATTCTCAGACGCAAGAACGGTGTTTGCCAACGTAGCTAGACAGAATGTAGATAAGAACTCTGAAAAGGCGTACGAATACAGTAACTCGTTATTCCCGCTTTTAGGTCGTATTGAATACGCTGAAAAGTATTCACAGCAAAAGGAAATTGACCGCGCAACCCTTTTACTGAACATCTACCTATATAAATTGAGTCAGCTACAAGCTGAAAAAACTGACAATAAATAA